A genomic region of Mitsuaria sp. 7 contains the following coding sequences:
- a CDS encoding diguanylate cyclase domain-containing protein codes for MRSSAESLHRSSLGRGVALLIVALLAMAVIVALLAWRARATLDDLRRADRINTALPAMTLLMEDLLNAETGQRGYLLTQRASYLQPYRDAIRNLDRRVDDLFARDEDPAHAPKLARIRELVQLKMSEMNQTIRLHDSGRHEESLELVLGDQGLHHMDELRDVLGEMTSSLRAERGMISERLSREAGHTELLMLAGLAMLALFTVMATSQVLLRSRDLLRTQKRLRGIADNVPAMISHYDGKGHLRFANAEVGRVFHTHPDSLVGKTLEQMRGADSAEQMRPFVERVLKGEAVAFDAEQVIDGETLHFHQSLVPELVGGRVEGFYACSMDISGRKRAESVIAASERQMKAITDNLPVFICYIDAQRKLRYVNETLRNWFGLDPQAALGLHIDDVFGVASTSQRSAQLMLALGGERVEFEITSTMLGKQRHLRSIYAPDLGPDGRVLGIFTLSIDITVMKQAEAQLARLASSDALTGLPNRREFDQALEGALSRQRRHMREGRVLALLFLDIDRFKAINDTHGHGVGDTVLRDFATVLRRAVRGSDHVARIAGDEFVAVLEGLNRPEEAEQIAAKIVEAVRAAQPAGVAVTASIGIASVADGDVPAAELIALADRALYQAKHQGRDGWAALGWPGADQRR; via the coding sequence ATGCGTTCTTCCGCCGAGTCCCTCCACCGCAGCAGCCTCGGTCGCGGCGTGGCCCTGCTGATCGTGGCCCTGCTCGCGATGGCCGTGATCGTGGCGCTGCTGGCCTGGCGCGCCCGCGCGACGCTCGACGACCTGCGCCGCGCCGACCGCATCAACACCGCCCTGCCGGCGATGACGCTGCTGATGGAGGACCTGCTCAATGCCGAGACCGGCCAGCGCGGCTACCTGCTGACCCAGCGCGCCAGCTACCTGCAGCCCTACCGGGACGCCATCCGCAACCTCGACCGCCGCGTGGACGACCTGTTCGCCCGCGACGAGGACCCCGCGCACGCCCCCAAGCTCGCCCGCATCCGGGAGCTGGTCCAGCTCAAGATGAGCGAGATGAACCAGACGATCCGGCTGCACGATTCCGGTCGTCACGAGGAGTCGCTGGAACTGGTGCTCGGCGACCAGGGCCTGCACCACATGGACGAACTGCGCGACGTGCTGGGCGAGATGACCTCGTCGCTGCGCGCCGAGCGCGGCATGATCAGCGAGCGCCTGTCCCGCGAGGCCGGCCACACCGAGCTGCTGATGCTGGCCGGCCTGGCGATGCTGGCGCTGTTCACCGTCATGGCCACCTCGCAGGTGCTGCTGCGGTCGCGCGACCTGCTGCGTACCCAGAAGCGCCTGCGCGGCATCGCCGACAACGTGCCGGCCATGATCAGCCATTACGACGGGAAGGGCCACCTGCGCTTCGCCAACGCGGAGGTCGGCCGCGTCTTCCACACCCATCCGGACAGCCTGGTCGGCAAGACGCTGGAACAGATGCGCGGCGCGGATAGCGCCGAGCAGATGCGGCCTTTCGTCGAACGTGTGCTGAAGGGCGAGGCCGTCGCCTTCGACGCCGAGCAGGTCATCGACGGCGAGACGCTGCACTTCCACCAGAGCCTCGTGCCCGAGCTGGTCGGCGGCCGTGTCGAAGGCTTCTACGCCTGCTCGATGGACATCTCCGGGCGCAAGCGCGCCGAGTCCGTGATCGCCGCCAGCGAGCGCCAGATGAAGGCGATCACCGACAACCTGCCGGTCTTCATCTGCTACATCGACGCGCAGCGCAAGCTGCGCTACGTCAACGAGACCTTGCGGAACTGGTTCGGCCTGGATCCGCAGGCGGCGCTGGGGCTGCACATCGACGACGTCTTCGGCGTCGCCAGCACCAGCCAGCGCAGCGCGCAGCTGATGCTGGCGCTGGGCGGCGAGCGCGTCGAGTTCGAGATCACCTCGACCATGCTCGGCAAGCAGCGGCACCTGCGCTCGATCTACGCCCCCGACCTCGGGCCGGACGGTCGCGTGCTGGGGATCTTCACGCTGTCCATCGACATCACCGTCATGAAGCAGGCGGAGGCGCAGCTGGCGCGGCTGGCCAGTTCCGATGCGCTCACGGGATTGCCGAACCGGCGCGAGTTCGATCAAGCGCTGGAAGGCGCGCTGTCGCGTCAGCGGCGTCACATGCGCGAGGGGCGGGTGCTGGCGCTGCTGTTCCTGGACATCGACCGCTTCAAGGCGATCAACGACACGCACGGCCACGGCGTCGGTGACACGGTGCTGCGCGACTTCGCGACCGTGCTGCGGCGCGCCGTACGGGGGAGCGACCACGTCGCGCGCATCGCGGGCGACGAGTTCGTGGCGGTGCTCGAGGGCTTGAACCGGCCCGAGGAAGCCGAGCAGATCGCCGCCAAGATCGTGGAAGCGGTACGGGCCGCGCAGCCGGCGGGCGTCGCAGTCACGGCCAGCATCGGCATCGCCAGCGTCGCCGACGGCGACGTCCCGGCGGCGGAACTGATCGCGCTCGCCGACCGCGCGCTGTATCAGGCCAAGCATCAGGGCCGCGACGGCTGGGCGGCCCTGGGATGGCCGGGGGCGGACCAGCGACGCTGA
- a CDS encoding c-type cytochrome, whose amino-acid sequence MISRCLPGVLIAAVMGLGLSTVSDMGAAFAQGAAAPPSDPAARPLRPLTNDIAERIQACTLCHGAQGRATTQGYFPRLAGKPSGYLYNQLQSFRDGRRHHALMAGLLRNMSDDYLREIAGYFAALDVPYPAPGPSGLNTEQQARAERLITQGDPARKVPACTACHGPAMAGREPAIPGLLGLPRDYLVGQLGAWRNGLRHAHAPDCMADVAKALSTDDIAAVASWLAAKPAGAHPEPPSTTPLPVQCGGLAP is encoded by the coding sequence ATGATCTCCCGATGCCTCCCGGGTGTCCTCATCGCCGCTGTAATGGGCCTGGGACTCTCCACCGTCTCCGACATGGGCGCGGCGTTCGCGCAAGGGGCTGCAGCACCGCCGTCGGATCCGGCTGCGCGGCCGCTGCGCCCGCTCACCAACGACATCGCCGAGCGCATCCAGGCCTGCACGCTGTGCCACGGCGCGCAGGGCCGGGCGACGACGCAGGGCTACTTCCCGCGCCTGGCGGGCAAGCCGTCGGGCTACCTCTACAACCAGCTGCAGAGCTTCCGCGACGGACGCCGTCATCACGCGCTGATGGCCGGTCTGCTGCGCAACATGAGCGACGACTACCTGCGCGAGATCGCCGGCTACTTCGCCGCGCTCGACGTGCCGTATCCGGCGCCAGGGCCCTCGGGCTTGAACACCGAGCAGCAGGCGCGCGCGGAGCGGCTGATCACGCAGGGCGATCCGGCGCGCAAGGTGCCGGCCTGCACGGCGTGTCACGGGCCGGCCATGGCGGGACGCGAACCGGCGATCCCGGGGCTGCTCGGGCTGCCGCGCGACTACCTGGTCGGACAGCTCGGCGCGTGGCGCAACGGACTGCGCCACGCGCATGCGCCCGACTGCATGGCCGATGTGGCCAAGGCGCTGTCGACCGACGACATCGCCGCCGTCGCCAGCTGGCTCGCCGCGAAGCCCGCGGGCGCGCATCCGGAACCGCCGTCGACGACGCCCTTGCCGGTCCAGTGCGGAGGGCTCGCGCCATGA